Part of the Triticum aestivum cultivar Chinese Spring chromosome 4D, IWGSC CS RefSeq v2.1, whole genome shotgun sequence genome is shown below.
gcttttctcgaccgaggtggcatgctagccattcgtcatggatgctgtgtttgaaggatgctaaggcctcggcgtccggacagtcaacgatctggttctttttggttaggaacctagtccagaattttctggctgattctccaggttgttgaactatgtggcttaagtcatcggcgtgtGGTGGttggacatatgttccttggaagttgtctaggaaagcttcttccaagtcctcccagctaccgatagagttttcaggcaggctgttaagccagtgccgagctggccctttgagcttgagtgggaggtatttaatggcgtggagatcatctcctcgagccatgtggatgtggaggatgaaatcctcgatccacattgtgggatcggttgtgccgtcgtatgattcgatgttgacgggcttgaacccctcggggaattgatggtccagtacttcatctgtgaagcaaagggggtgtgcggcacctctatatcgggccgagtcatggcgtagctctgatggagtccgtctgcggtattcggcccgagCATGGTTAGATTTATCACGTCCAAATAGGCAGCCTtcttcgtgcctcgaggcacgccctctcgatctgtagatcgatcttgtgtgtcctgttcTATCGTCCAGGATTTGCCGGAGGTCgtatgtgtgaccccgaactcttccatctctatttttacgaggcggtggggcaggcttttgttcggcctgagttgccgctttgtcccggccgcggggtggccggtcagccgccctgtctcgaccacgcggtggtcgttccgcattacgcgagggagatgtgtgctccggtgcctcctcatcgaattgaggtagcagtctacgtttcgggtagctcttggctgggcgcttgaggccgtattcttccgctgtcaggacgtcagtccatctgtcgacgagcagatcttgttcagcttgaagctgctgctgcttctttttcaggctccttgcagtggctataagttgAAGCTTAAAGCGTTCCTGCTCCGGTGGGTCCtcgggcatgatgaaatcttcgttgccgaggcttgtctcctcttcggagggtggatggtaactatcatcctccgagTTATCTtatatggcctgttcgtcagggttgtcttgcatgttgtcatgttcctcctgttcggatgcagcgccaacagggtcttgattggttttggcgtcgcccggagtactattttctccggtgccagtgttgccatcctttgagcgacgaggcttagaacggcgtttgggacgtcggcgcttggactgcgtctcagagggtttgttcttatccggctcttctttgtcgttGCCAGATCCTTTAgctgtatcaaccatgtacacatcgtacgaagaggtggccgtccaacgtccagtgaatggcgggtcttggccttgctccctatcggcatcgttgtccatgccgtcgatgtcttcggagccatagtcgagcacgtcggttaagtcatcgacggtggctatgaagtgggtggcgggtgggaagcaaaattcctcatcgTCTGCCTCTAGCTCGAactgaacatagttcggctgtgggtcTTCCTCCAAGGACATGTTCTTCAAAGAATTcagtacgtcacccaaaggcgaatgctggaagatgtctgcggcgctaaattcgaaaatcggtaaccgatccagctcggtgttcGCAGGCGCACTTGATCCGGAACATAAagccggagacaagtccggagttccattgacgcaggCATTGCGGGATGTCGAgcccgtgtgcggctccaacgccgcgtaCTTTATGGCCTCGGAGGGGATGATCTGCTACGGTATTGAGGCCGTTGCAGTAACAGGATCCATCTCCTAGGTGTaccccgatgacagatttaagtcatgctcatcggagagaaggggagcgatcgccgcggtctcaaatccattgaagatcgagtctccgcggatatccgcgacgtagttcaagcttccaaatctgacctgatggccaggggcgtagctatcgacctgctctagacggccaagagagttggcccgcagtacgaagccaccgaacacaaagatttgtccggggaggaaggtttctccctggacggcgtcattactgatgatcgaaggggccatcgaatcctTACGTCGActgcacaatggaactctcaatgaaagcaccaatgtcggtgtcaaaaccggcggatctcgggtagggggtctcgaactgtgcgtctagaatcgatggtaacaggagacgggggacacgatgtttatgcaggttcgggccctctctatggaggtaataccctacttcctgcttgattgatcttgatgaatatgagtgttagaagagttgatctaccacgagatcgtaatggctaaaccctagaagtctagccaatgagtatatggtaatgaatttgtcctatccggactatgctctccggtttatatagacaccggagagatctagggttacacgaggtcggttacataagagggaatcttcataatcaatcgcctagcttgccttccacaccaagtagagtccaatccggacatgggtatagtcttcggtcttcgtgtcttcatagcccatcagtccggcccactgagtaacaggccggacgcccgaggaccccttagtccaggactccctcagggggctgctagctacttcacactttgctaggtgaacctcggttgggggggagggggcatgcattcatagcttaggattcccttcgtgccgacacgagggggggtgggggcaagcaataccgtgtgcTTTGCGAGATAGgagccacatcgaagttgcatttggtatttgaaaatcaaaccacccttttcatacataaatttggtccacatgcaagtgtgttcgtgttctgaccctctcctgcgtcatttttcgccaaatttatgaacattagacaagtcggatgacgcaacagacacggttcactcaaactaccgtgtgccatgccggtgcccctgtcacgcacacatccgcacagtacattggcctccacgaggctccccctctcaaaaaaatatgcccgcctcgagggtttttctgtttcaagacacacggttgttatctccggaccgtgtgtgatgtttcttgttcccaatcctgcctgcatccctagaaaatatctgcccgcctcgagggtttttctgtttcataacacacggttgttatctccgggccgtgtgcgatgtttcttgttcccaatcccgcctgcatccctagaaaatatatgcccgcctcgagggtttttctgtttcataacacacggtcgTTATCTccgaaccgtgtgcgatgcaccatcatcaaaattttcaatagccccggcatttcactcccgcgtttgactcccgcgtagtaatgttttcagtacccgcgtcatttcctcaaacacaccccccccctccacacacacacacacataccaaaacctcctcgggcgtgcgcacacacacaccctccctcgctcgaaaccctagcaaggtccccgccactgccgcaaggcctccattgtcaacatctgccagtttgcccgtgcagcttacccaccgatctccatacacaggccgccctgagtttcttagatgacgcctgccaaacaccccctttcccacagatccccatcccccactctacagcgttgcagcctaagcccggctacgcttcccgtggagctcgaggagcgactagcccaaaagaggtgtatcgcggtctcttcgcccgacgtcgccgaggaagctgacgaccattactagcggcaggcactcaagcagcgggctagagtatgcgggcatgtctcagcCGTccgctacgacatcgaggtcatcgacagcgatggcctgaggcgggatatgtcacaggttaagtggcccgcccccaacccctcgggttcaaccaccgtcgacctcatccatggccccgccactGATCTCCTTTGGCTCGCTGCCAACAATtttccatcctacatcgccatcgagccccttttgtcatttctgaaggacacgttctgcgacgctggcttgggatccacagcctccaagtcagacctcatcgacggcaaccacgaggagggcaccctctccggctcttccaaggggaaagagcccatctactcttccaaggggaaagcgcccgtctgcgacatcagggagggcaccctacagccgtgctcttccaaggggaaggagcccatctgcgacaacatggagcgcatccagggtccatgctcttccgacgggaacgagcccatctgtgacaagtgaggaaacccatgatttgttttgccgtgcctcttcacagagggaaacccatgatttgttttgttgagtcccttttgtagtgtagtgagaatatgtccagttttaattgctacatctggttgtttgcagtatgccttgtttatttcagttgttcacaatgtgatgctctatatgtgcaattatttactgtgtagtacatttcatcaatccagttttaaacataccgataggaatgcatatatttgcttgttgttaagcatgttatagctagcatatgcatcttttaaagttttttgattgttcggttgtttgtagttagcatatgtccagtttcaaatgatatctttggttgttcgtagtatgccttgtttattccagttattcataacgtgatgttctatatgtgcaagtatgaactgtatagttcaatttcatcagtaccagtttcaacaataccactatgaatgactacatttggttgttgcatcttgtagttaacacgcctttccatttttatttaacaataaccagtgtacttagaccagcacaatgccagtttgaatgactatatttgcttgttgttaaatgttaggcctgttgcagttaacacacatttccacttgttttgctttactagcatgcttaaacctgcacactgaagctatcttttggagattattttgtctgccatggataattttggttgatgtatagcctgttgtgcttaacatgcttctcgatgtacctacacaggacaattttgggaacgactgttgttttccgtcgaggttagtttcatcccatggcttatagatgctcattgttcaggatatcggtagctggtaccatataagttgggggctgataagggactaatcggtgaatcgtacttttaactaaatatatctgcaacccatttatcgttaggttaactagggccatatgtaatatatctaaggctacatagcaacatgcattgtacttaatgtctagatatgcaatcctaggctacatagctacaaggaagagtgttacattaatgttctaataatgtctagatatacgtagaagagcagcagcaacaacaacaacacagccctgtttggatactcaacttagctagaggttagagttagtttctagctcatgactaaccctgaactaactccatccaaagagttgtttggatggcagggttagattgacaataaatgcactaggagaactagctccaattagcacctcttaggttggatagtttttttgggtgggttatagatgcaactagctcaaactagccttCATGTTTAGATAtaatttagggctatttgagcccgaactagctcaaactaactgtaacccatgaatacagcagcagttaatcagccgataatttgtaagaatgcactaaactccttcccacccataatataagatgttaattcatctaatatgtgagtatattggatgttataagatactccctccgttcctaaatatttgtctttttagatatttcaaatggactaccacatacggatgtatatagacatattttagagtgtagattcactcattttgctctatatgtagtcacttgttgaaatcgctagaaagacaaatatttaggaatggagggagtattataaaagagtgttgtactacatcattgtgcaattgttgtttagcttataatattaacttggtgcttttaggtacatatgtcattggtaaagatccgcgctttgaccctttctgcgtatggggcaatgagatatcgatgaagcagcatcaagtgaggaaactgataaagattgttagtaaaatgggtccaaagatgacAATTAACCTATTTGTTTGCACTTTATCCAAGACAAGAGCgaactgcgggatggtaagtaagaactctgcagccttctttttactgtccataatgagttgtgttagatgacaatgtctggatctttttcctttgcagtggttgccaaagcagtttactcaagattacctctcaaactatatgattggtgggcatgcaaaggttaaagtatttctaccagaacacgatgattatctagatgttttcatgaagacaatgaaggatgggcggtcggccatcacaaggggttggactagagtcgtgcgtgccttctgcatggaggagggcacaatatggtcattccgcttcaccttgttcagcaaccagaatgtatttcacctctttctttatcgtctttaatagtacaagtatacaactatggttcatcattctttatttggttcttatgtaattcttgaacatatgtacctatgaatcgaataatgcattggttgtttgaacctggtgGATATGAATAAagatgtagcatacattcaaattcaaattcaaatccggtacaatttgaaatagtagcaattaaattacggtgaaattacgctctccaggtcgttacggcacacactgttggtaaaacacaaacgtttatgatatacaccataatccgagacggttcacagagagaaaacgtgtgcaagcatgcacacagttgccgtttgcaaagcgtgtgcaatgtcagacaatatcacaaacggtgcgggtaaactaaacgtttgtgttagttgccttatcatacatgattcgcaaccatgaactgtttctgatgaagtatacatcgtaaacgttgcaccacagaatagcgtgtgcaatagttgtcatgtacgacgattttatgacggtccgacgtttcgtaatcctgtccggcactcgtacgacgattagctaatcttcttaattagttatcgcatacagtttgggaaaagcgaatgtgtgtgattgtatgcttatcatacacgttctataatagtgaaccgtttgtgatgggccgcgcatagtaaatgtagcaccacagaatactgactacgatggcaatgcgagcacaaacgaatAGGAGTACTatagggtccctatccccgacggtttctgggtcgtgtgggaaggaccctcctatcaccgtcactcactaggcgacggttccaaatgccgtcgcggaaaggggttaaaaaccgtttgtatagcatcgaCACGTACTAGTGGCGACTCAACAATGAGGTGAGCAATGGCGAAATCGATCCTGCACCGTACCTAATGGCCTAACATTAACATGGGAGGAAGGTTGTATGCTGCTTGCCCCTTGGGAGCCAACGACCCACCAGTAGCATGGACGAGGAGAACGAGGCGAAGGGGAGAAGCATGTCCTGTTGCATGAGATTAAAGTCACCGCCTTCACCGATGTCGCTGCTTCCGCAGATCCGAGTCACCGCCGCCGACCAAGCCAAGAACGGAGGCTGCGTTTTTCCTAGCGCTACAACCTACAGGTGAGCGAGTAAATGGTTGATGCTAGATTTCGCGCTATCCGCGCCGACCGATTTCTGTCCCGCTATCTCAGCCCCAATTTCCCCTGCACCGTCACGTATGACGTGCCCCACTTTTGCGCCTGACTTGGCATGGCTCACTAGAAACGACTGATTTGAATGTTCCAAGCGAGCCAGGCTCTGCGCTACTTTAAGGATCATGCGTGTGCGAACCAAGCCTCCATGTATATGCTATGAAACATGTTTTTCGTGTATCCACTAGGCCTCTTTGGAGTGATGCGGGCTACCAAGCGCACTCCTTTATATTGTTTGCGGCCAGCTTAGCAACAATGGCCACCTTTCTCTAAATACGCTGAAATCTTGTTAATTGTGTGTGGTTTCAATATCAATGGTATCGAAGGGAGGCCATATGAAAGTAAACCAACAAGTAGATAAAGGCTTTATATTTCTCGGTTTCCTTTATCACCAAAATAATGTAGTGCCCTGGAAAATATTGAACAATGCTTAATAAGAAGAGTTCCATCCACAATCTCGTTAAAATGACACTTCCCACACGAGAATCCCACAATATAGGTTTTATGACATATAGCTGACAATGACCTCCTCCACAAGAAAAGATCCCAATCTTTCCTCTTCCTCCCATCGGCGCCGCCGCTGGTCCACCCCATCTCCGatggcctttgggccatggaggtgcggaggatctcggcctCCCGCTGGAGGGAGGGAACCCGTTCTCATTCTTGTTAGGCTCAGTGTCTTGGTTGAGGCTGCGTGGCGGTGGCGATATCCCTTAGTAGAAATATTGTCTCCCACGTTCTAACCCTGCCCCGATGATGCGTCTAGCGTCGTTCGAGGGCGTGTGGAGCTGTGTCTTCGTCGGATCTTGCCGGATTCGCTCAgtgctggtcttcggtggatctgcttggatccggtcttcgttcatCTTAGTTTGGGTGGTTATAGGTTTGATCCTTCCGATCTTTGACTTTCTTCACCGGCGATGGCTGCTGCTCTGGTGCACTGGTCCTAcgaggccttagcacgatgacttcccggtTGTCTACTATAAGAAGGTTTGTCTGGCTctagcgagggaggggcgatgacaacgATGCGCCTTCGACTCACTTTAGTGCTTGTAgccgtcgctaggtggtccacatACCtggttataatttttattacctctcaTGTTTTTTGTACTGCCATGGTtggagatgaatagattggaagtttctaAAAAAAAGACACTTCCCACTCAACACATACAAATCATCTTGTGTATAACACGAAAGAATAATGCTTGTCCTTTGTTTATAAGATTTCAAATCATTTTTAAGCCCCCAAGAGCAACTCCCACATCTCGGGAGTATAATTTAAGGGAAGTTTTCTAACATCTACTTTTCTCGGTTCTCATAAAACTTCTTCTCATAAAATATTTTTTTCTTCGTATTTTCATTAAAAGGTGTTGGGGCCCGCCCGTCAGTTACACCCTGTGGCGACGACGGCCGGAGCAGTGAGGCGACACTGGTCGGCCTCGCAGCGGCGGGCCAACCTGGCGGCAAGAGGCCTTGCGGGACAGGCCAGGCAGGGCCGCGAGACGGAGCGGCCTCTCGGGGCAGGGTTGTGCGGCGGCAGTGGCGGCCGGCCTAGTGGGGTGAGGCTACGCGTCAGGGACGGCGGCAGCGATCTCGCGGCAGAGGAGGCGGTCGGCCTCGCGGGGCAGGGTTGTGCGGCAGGTGCAATGGCGTTCTggcggcggcggccagcctccGCGACAATGGCGTTCGTGGCGCAGCCTCGCGGGGGCATCATGACGATGTTCCAATGGTGGCGAGGTGACCTTCCGCCGGCAGGGAGGCGACGTTTCCCGTCATTCTGCTCGTGAAATTTCAGGCGGTTATCCGCCCGCCAAAATTATACGGGATGGCCATCTTCCCTTAAAATTACAAGACAGAGGGGGTGTTTTTACGAGATCCCTTAAAAATTCGGGTTTACCGAAGCTTTTTTTGCCCAACTCCCCGTAATTGGTAGGTTTTTTGGATACACGagctattggagttgctctaaacatgtgggttttttttttcttttgaggatTTCCTAAGTTCAAGCTTGGTCACTCTTTGTTACCCGGAATTGACATACTTTACCCCCGGCAAAATAGTGCCCATTCTGACCATCCTGAATTTTGGAAACACTATATTAGTCCTATGTGGGACACGTACAAAGGGCATGTGTCTGGTTTGTTGATGTACCAAAATGGAGTCACATGGGGATTTATGTCGGGGATAATTCTTGCCAAAATACAAAGTTAAGGGTATATATCCTGTCCAAGattaaacttcaaggccgggtaAAATAAAAGGGCGTATCTAATATTGAAAACTCCCTGACAAAGTGGGGTCAGTGAAAGGAAATTTCTAAACAGtcatatacccatgcataagtTCTAAACAAGGAGGCTGGTTCAAACCCGGGACCTCCAGGCCACAAGTGGAGAGACTCTACCACTGCGCCAAGCCGGGTGGGTAAAATGCGTAAAAAATTGTTTTTGGAGATGAAAAGTGGAGTAAACTCTATTTAGAAATATTCACCAAATATACCCCAAAAAATATATATGGAAAAATGATTCCATGAACAGCTAAAACGAGGATTCTAATTTTTCCTGACTTTGGTCACATGGATCATTGCAGTCACTGGCATGTTCTTCTCCACCATGGACACAACATTGTCAACTTGTCGAATACCTTGGTCTTCATGATCATCCCTGTCATCGTACTGGATTTGTACTAGGCTGAGACTGGAGGTCATAAATCCCATCTCCAAAATGTTGGAAGCTGAACTAGATGGAACGTTTTGGCACTACACGCAGGAGCAAAACAAATAAATTTGGAGGTAAGGTCCTTCAGTTAGAAAAATCAAGTGAAGTTACATGTAGTTACCTCACAGTTCTTCAGAGTAAGTTTCTCGAGGGCAGGCGTATAATGCAGGAAACTACACAACGTCTGAATGTTGTCACCAATATCACATTTATCAAGGACCAAGGTTCTTAGATTGCGGAACATTGGTAATCTATTGTGCTCCTCATCAAGTATCGCCTGCAACATAGGACATGGGGCAGAATTATCACTTCCTGGTGCCATCAGTTGAAATTGGTACTCGGCAGGCCAAGGAACACCAGGTGGAGGAGGTGGCGAAATATGTTGTGCCTACATTGCAGAGACAAGAACAGGGTTAGTTAGTGTGCACTTGCATTATGCAGTTGAATGAATGGGAATTACATACAAATGAAGCAAGCACAAGACTGAAGGAACAAACCATATCACGGAATCCTGACAGCTCCAAGCTCCTGACGTTGGATAGAGAGCCGAGAAATCTGCATAGCATCGGTACCAAGAAAATTGGGTCCTGTTGAAAAACAAAGGGATATTCTTTCGCCGGCAGAGGATTGTCCAATAAGCGGACGGATGCTTGGACAAGATCAGGCGCCTCCCGTACGGTGACAGAGAAGGCTCGAAGGCCACGGAACTGGACGGCAAGGTGCAGCGAGGCGAGCCGAGGGGCTATGACCTCGAAGTTTAAGATGGTGCCTGCCTCAATTGTGAGGTTCTTGAGCGTGTTGGACTCGATCCTTGAGAGATTGGACATGTCCGAGCTTCTGATCTCCAAGTCTTGGAGGACTCTGAGCCAGGCGAAGAGGTGCTTCTCGAAATCCTTGTGGAGAATCACGTCCTGAAGGAGCAGCTTAGTGAGGCGGTGGGTGCCTGAGGAGAAGGAAGGCAGCTTGATGCCGCGTACTTCGAGCACCGCCGGGGAGCTCTCGAGGCCACGGCTGACCCATCTGGTGTGGGCGGCGCAGATGGAAGAACGGCGGTCGTGGTGGAGCCGCCTCCACAGAGGCCGCGGCGAGGCGACGCTCACCCGCAGGGTGTGCAGCGGCGAGAAGGCGCAGGTTCTACGGCGAAGCAAGAGGTTGTCGACGAAATCGTCCAGCTTCTTGTGCCGCTCCTCCTCATCTTCCCCCTCTTGGTCCTCCCCGCCGTCGATGTCGAGGCACGGGGCGGCCAGCCAGAGGCGGCGCCACCTCGACGACAGCACGCAGGTTTGCACGACCTGCCGGGCCTCCAGGCGGGAGAGGATGGCGTGGAGCAGGCAGTCCGTCAGGTCGCTCAGCCGGTCGACGCCGGCGGCATCCATGTATTTCAGATCGGGGACGGGTCGACTGAGAAGATTACCCTAGATCCGTTCCGGCATGCGTCTTCAACTTCTTTTCTTGAAGGGGTGTACAGGGTGTGCAAAACCGAACCGAAAACCAAACCAGATTATTTTGGTTTTTTCAGGTTTCGGTTTTGGTTTCAGTTTCAGTTTTAAAATCTGAAAACCATTTGCATTTTGTTTTTTCCGGTTAGAAACCGAAAACCATTTGGTTAAACCGAATTGAAATTAAGGTTTTTTTAGTTCAAAAAATGTAATGGGCTGCTATAGTACAATACTTTCTAGCGCATTTAGTGCTTCAGTTTACGTGATTAACGTAACTGCTTATCCAATGTGCATTCTTTATCCTTTCCTCATTATGATATATATAATGTAAGAGTTATGTATTGGCTTAATAATTTACATCAACTTTGGTTAATTTGGTTATTACTGAAAGCGTAATTTGGTTATTATTAAAATCGAATTGAAAGTAAATGCTTATTACCGAAACTAAGTTGTGTCTGTGTATAAAATCGTATAAACCAAAATATGAAAAATATATAAACCATAAACCGTATAAACCAAACCGAATTAAACCGAAAAAACCAAATGCATGCACATCCTGAGGTGTATGCGTCTTCAACTAAAAGACGTTGGTCAAGGTCAACCTCACGATTAGGGCCAGATTCAGCCGGTCGCCCCACGGCCAGACCTAGCCAAATGGGTCGCCCCGGCATGACACAACTAGGGTTATATGGGCCAGACACGGCACGGACTGGCCGGGCACAACAAGTACATGGGGCGTGCCGGGCCAGCACGCATGCTGCCCTCCCTGGCCCAGGCATGGCCCCGATGTTACACGGGTTGGCACTGCGGCCTGTTTCGCACGCCAGCCCGCGTATAATTCAGCTTATTGGGTTGTTTTGGACCTATATTAAGCCTATTAGGctatataaaaataaaataaatggtcGT
Proteins encoded:
- the LOC123100182 gene encoding MEIOTIC F-BOX protein MOF; amino-acid sequence: MDAAGVDRLSDLTDCLLHAILSRLEARQVVQTCVLSSRWRRLWLAAPCLDIDGGEDQEGEDEEERHKKLDDFVDNLLLRRRTCAFSPLHTLRVSVASPRPLWRRLHHDRRSSICAAHTRWVSRGLESSPAVLEVRGIKLPSFSSGTHRLTKLLLQDVILHKDFEKHLFAWLRVLQDLEIRSSDMSNLSRIESNTLKNLTIEAGTILNFEVIAPRLASLHLAVQFRGLRAFSVTVREAPDLVQASVRLLDNPLPAKEYPFVFQQDPIFLVPMLCRFLGSLSNVRSLELSGFRDMAQHISPPPPPGVPWPAEYQFQLMAPGSDNSAPCPMLQAILDEEHNRLPMFRNLRTLVLDKCDIGDNIQTLCSFLHYTPALEKLTLKNCECQNVPSSSASNILEMGFMTSSLSLVQIQYDDRDDHEDQGIRQVDNVVSMVEKNMPVTAMIHVTKVRKN